The Nicotiana sylvestris chromosome 6, ASM39365v2, whole genome shotgun sequence genomic sequence TTCATAAGACTCATCCCTGTGCCTCAAGGCCGCCAAAGCATGTGGACAAGGAAGTTCGTCAAGATGGAACTGTCCACAACTACATCTTTTGTTTTGAAGGCAAACAATAAAGCGCTCCGCACCGTATAGCACTGTATGGATGTGGtctgttgaagccctcacctacaaATTCATTTCAAGCACACAACTAATTGTCAGCGATATGTACAAAATAACAACATTTTTACTACAAGTTATCTACAATTAACATTATATATTTAGTTTGATGGAATCGTTGATCTGATGTTACTGGATATAGCTTACTCTCATCTTCTACGATAATGTCCTGTTGTCCTCAAactctttgttgtatttttcCCAAGGTATGTGAATGTACCCTTTGCTTTCAATAACTTTTCATTATTCCAACTTTCAAGAAGAGTCCTCATGTACTCTAATAGGTCTACTATGGGCATCTCTCTTGCATCTTTTCTTACCGCATTCAATGACTCTGCAATGTTTTATGTCATCGTCCACGTTCTGTTCACCGTAGCATGTACCCGAGACCATCTGTGATAGCCAATATCGTATAAGTATGCTTTAACGCACACGTCGATCTCTTAATTCTTTGACAttctttcattaaattcatcaaTTGTGTATGATCGTGTTGTTGCAAAGTACAATTTGCTTATCTTTAGATAACCCTTCCTGAACTTTGACCTTACATTTATCCAAATGAGCCACATGCAAGCATAATGTGGCCTTCCAGTATAAACAGTAGATGTTGCCTTCAAGATACTCTCATTTCGGTCCGAAATAATACACATATTAGGTTTTTCACCATACACATCTTTGTATTGCTCAAAAAACCAATTCCATGCTGCGTCATTTTCTGAATCAACAATAGCGTATGTCAGTGGTAATATGCTACCTATCACACAGGtggcaaaaagaaaatcaatttctGTAATAAAATTTGATAGTATAAAAAGTAGATACTGAAAATAACTTTACAACAATATTTCTACAAAGAATCTACAATACCTGCTGCATCCATTGTGCTGGCTGTTAACATTATTCCTTTGTATGCCGACTTCAAGAAGGTTCCATCAACTACCACAACTGGCCTACAATACTCCCAACCCTTGATGGATGTACTAAGCACAACAAATGCGTACAAGAAAAAAACATCTTCAGTCTTCTTTAAATTAACTACCGTCCCCGGATAAGTCTTCTCCAGAATATACAAATAACTTGGCAAGCGACTGTAGGAATCAGCAGGGTGACCTCTCAAAAATTCCAAAGCCTTTTCCTTTACTCTCCAAGCTTGCATGTATGTTAAGTTCACACCATGATCCGACAACATATCAGTCTGTATTTTTTTTGGTGTGTATATTGTCTTAGGATCCGTATATTTTGGAATCACCATGCTGGCAACTACCATGACAGTTGCTTTGCGTTGTATGTG encodes the following:
- the LOC138870857 gene encoding uncharacterized protein; the protein is MVVASMVIPKYTDPKTIYTPKKIQTDMLSDHGVNLTYMQAWRVKEKALEFLRGHPADSYSRLPSYLYILEKTYPGTVVNLKKTEDVFFLYAFVVLSTSIKGWEYCRPVVVVDGTFLKSAYKGIMLTASTMDAAGSILPLTYAIVDSENDAAWNWFFEQYKDVYGEKPNMCIISDRNESILKATSTVYTGRPHYACMWLIWINMVSGTCYGEQNVDDDIKHCRVIECGKKRCKRDAHSRPIRVRASTDHIHTVLYGAERFIVCLQNKRCSCGQFHLDELPCPHALAALRHRDESYENYYYPYYMRESLLKTYETPVDPLPDESKWNVPQHVAEEVVKPPTGKRQPGRP